In Thermoproteales archaeon, the genomic window GCCTATAGTTGAAAGATATTCTAGAAAATCTAGTCTTTCCTTGCTTGGTAGGTTTATTAATGCAATCGCTATCTTATCTCCCATGTATAATTCTGTTGGATACGGCGAAGCTACCAGAGACGACAGTTTAAATATATGATCGCCAGATACTACGAACATATACTTTGGAGCCTCCTCGTATTGGAAAACATTTAAATGCATGGAAAATCCTTCTATTATATTTCGAACTCTCGTTCTTAACCTGTATTCCAGCGTTTTCCTGTTTATTTTAAGATCTCTTGCAAGATCAGTTATTTTAGTTAATCCATCCTGTTCTAATCTTGAAAGGCTTTCTATGTCTATTTTGTCAAACACTATCCTATACAAAACTTCTCTTGCTTCTCTCATTGGTAGTTTATTCCATGGAGTTTTAGCTTCAAATAGGTAATCAAGGTTTGGTGCCGCGGGTAACAGCCTATTCAAAATATGATATTCTTTTATTTTTCCTATATTTGCTTCAACATAGGATAAATGGTTTTTTATTTTGTCCAAAGGTGGAATTAACGTTATTAACGCGTATTTTCCATTACCGTATATCCAGCTTCCAAATTTAAAATAGGTCATTTTGAACGCTTTATCTAGCCAATTCTCGATTTCAGGCTTTACAATTAAAAAAATCGGCTTCAATCCTAGAACATGATAATTTGGAATTGCCTTTATAACAAGTACTTTATTTCTATACAATCTTTCAATCAGCTTTGAGGTTTTTCCATATGAAATATTATGTCTTTTAGCTAAATCTCTCAGGCTAAAAGTGAATTTTTCTGAAAGCTCCTTCGGTATTTCTGTTAGCAATTTTCTCACACGACCATCTTTTCTTAAGGCTTTTATGGCTGCTTCCTTCTCCTTTTTCATTTTTTATCACTTTAATATATGATGTTATTGATGATAAAAAATTTATCTATTCTTCAATGGTTACATTGTTCATTCTCGTTTATAAAAGTAAAAAGATTCTATTATTTAAACTAATGATATAATTTTTACCATCCCAACTTAGCTGAAAATCTCCATGCTTCAATTTCAGCCTTTACTGTTTTCTGCTTAATGACGCCCTCTTTATCCTTCCTCACTGGTAGTTTTAGCCTTCTACTTTTGTGATGCTTTATTTTTTCTAAAATTTCACGTTCGCTTATGAAATTTGTAGTTAGGTTTCCGCTTATGAAAGCTTCGTCTCGAAAAACGACTTCGTGGAATATTATATTCGTTTTTATTCCTTCTATGACCATTTCTTCTAAAGCTCTTTTCATCCTCTTAATAGCCTCTCTTCTATCCCTACCCCATACGATAAGCTTTGAAATCAAAGGATCATAAAATGCTGGAACTTCATAGCCTGGGTATAAGCACGAATCTACGCGCACTCCTGGCCCAGTCGGTGGAAGATAGTTAGTTACTATACCCGGAGATGGCATAAAATTTTGCAATGGATCTTCGGCGTATATTCTTGCTTCGAAAGCGTGACCGTTCTGCCGTATCTCATTTTGTCTAATATTTAGTTCGTCTCCAGCCGCAATGCGAAATTGTTCTTTAACAATATCGACTCCAGTAACCATTTCTGTAACTGGGTGTTCTACTTGTATTCTCGAGTTTACTTCTAGGAAATAAAACTGGTCTAGGTCAGCGATATACAAGAATTCTACTGTTCCAGCATTAACATATCCCACCGCTCTAGCAACTTTTAAGGCTAAGGTGGTAATCCTTTCCCGCTTCTCCTCGTCAAGCGCGGGTGAAGGAGATTCTTCGATTAATTTCTGAAATCTTCTCTGAACTGAACATTCTCTTTCGAATAAATGAACAATATTACCTTTTTTATCTGCCAGTATTTGAACCTCTATATGTCTTGCCTTTGGAAAGTATTTTTCAATGTAAACTTCCGGGTTAACGAATGTGGATTTCGCAAGTTCCGAAGCTCTCTTAACAGCTTTTAATAACTCCATTTCATTGCGAACTATAGTCATTCCGATTCCACCGCCTCCGCCTGAAGGTTTCACGATTACCGGATATCCCATCTTGTTCGCTATTTCTTCTGCATTATCTGTTGTAACTGGAGTCAACGTCCCAGGAGCTATAGGAACCCCAACCTCTGACACAAGTTTTCTGGCGCCTAGCTTGTCTCCTACAATTTCCAGTACTCTACTAGGAGGACCGATGAAGGTTATACCTTCCTCTTCTAGCCTCTTGGCAAACATCGGATTTTCTGCCAGAAAGCCATATCCAGGATGTACGGCTTCAGCACTTGTCTTCCTTGCGGCTTCAATAATTTTTTCTATATCTAAATAACTGTGTTGGGGGTGGGGACCGCCTATCCACACAGACTCGTCTGCCATTAATCGATGCAATGAATTCCTATCAGCATCTGAATAGACCGCTACGGTTTTAATTCCTTCTTCTTTTGCTGCTCTAATTATTCTAACAGCTATCTCTCCTCTATTTGCAATTAATATTTTTGTAAATGGAGGATTGGGCATAGTACACACCTAGTATTCGAAATAAGTAAACTAGGTTATATATAACTAAATCTTCATACTAATAATGGATGATGAGGGTTAAAAGCTGCGATTCCATGAGCGAGGGTTCTTCTCTGACATCTCGTAATCATCTTATTTGCTTTCTATACATGAGCCGAGCTAGATCTACCATGCTGTTAGCAGAGGAACTTGTTGGTAAATGCTCTAACTTGGCTTTAATTGCTGGTATTCAAACTCAAGGTAGGGGGCGTTACGGTCGTCGCTGGTCTTCGCCTAGAGGAGGTTTATGGTTTTCTTTGCTGCATGATTTGAAAATCGATCCTAGCCTGTTACCTTTCGTAGGCTTAGCAATGGCTATATCAGTCGTTGAGTGCCTAAAGGATTTCGGCATTGAAGCAAAGATTAAATGGCCAAACGACGTGATCGTAAACGATCGGAAAATATGTGGTATTTTAATAGATTCAAAAATCTTAAAAAACAAGACCTCGCACATCATTGCTGGAGTAGGTATAAACGTTAATTTTTCGAGCAATATTCTCCCCGTAGAGCTTAAAGATAAAACGATCACGCTCTTTGATATTTTAGGTTACAAAATAGATTTGATTTCACTACTTGACGCTCTAACTGAAAAATACTACGCATATATGAAAGAACTCCAAAGGGAAAATCTTAGCCTAATTCTAGAGAAGGTTAATACTAGCTTATATGGGAAAGGAGAAGAAGTGATAGTTTACACTACAAATGGTAGTTTTAGAGGTAAACTAGAGAGAATTGACGAGAGTGGAGCTTTGATCATAAGTGTAGGTAAAATCGAATATTTTATAGACTATGCATCTGTAAAAAAGTTACTCAAGCTCTAGTATTGCTTGTCCTTGTTTAACAACGTCACCTTCCGCAACTAAGATTCTTTTCACACGACCAGATTTACCAGCTGTAATTTCAACCTGGGTCTTCATAGATTCTAGAACTGCGATTACCGTATCTTCTTTTACTTCGCTTCCATATTTCGCGTTTAGAGTTAGTATCTTCCCTGTCATAGGGGCAGTGATAAACCTATCAGAATATTGACGCGTTAGTTCTCTTTTTTCAACTTCTCTTATTTTTGATTTTGTAAACAGTTTTTTTAAAAGATCGAGCTCGCTGTCAACATCCGTAAGCTCTACTTCTATCTCGTAAACTTCCCCGTCTATAGTTACTCTAAACTTTTTAGAGCTCATATTCCCATGCTCTTGCAACATCAAGCTTAGTCGCTAACCTCCAGTAGTTAATTTTAATGTTTTTTCTTGACTTCTTGTCTTTGCTTTTTCTTTGCCCTATAATATATGCAAAGACTGACATTAAAGCAACTATCGTCTTCTCGTCCATGATTACAACCTACGTTGGGGGGATACCATGCTTTCTTGGTGGGCGCGGATGTCTCTCTCTCTTAGATAACAAGTATTCAAGCGCCGTAATCAAGAAAGGCCTAGTCTCATGAGGCATTATTACTTTATCGACGTAGCCTCTGAAAGCAGCGATGTATGGATTTGCTATTTTTTCTCTATACTCTGCTGCAAATTTTTTAACTAGCTCTTCAGGTTTTTCTGCTTTGGCGAGTACTTTCCTGTATATTATTTCTATAGCTCCTTCTGGTCCCATAACGGCTATTTCCGCCGTAGGCCAGGCAAATACTATGTCAGCTCCTAAATGCTTACTACACATGGCTATGTATGCACCTCCATAAGCCTTTCTTAAGATTACAGTTATTTTTGGAACTACTGCTTCCGAGTAAGCATATATCACTTTTGCTCCATGTCTGATAACTCCCCCATGCTCTTGTTGCGTACCGGGCATAAAACCTGGAACATCGACAAATGTAATTAATGGAATATTAAAAGCATCGCAGAAGCGCACAAATCTTGATATTTTATCGCTGGAATCTATGTCTAAAACTCCCGCATATACCGCGGGTTGATTGGCTACGACGCCGACTACGTAGCCGCCTAGTCTTCCAAAACCTATGACAGCGTTTTTGGCAAAATGCTCTTGCACTTCTAGGAATGTTTCTTTATCTAATACTGTTTCTATAATATCTTTTACATCATAAGGTTTTATCGGATCATCGGGTATTATAGAGTCGAGCATGCTACTAGTCCTATTTGGGTCATCTCCAATATCAAAATATGGAGGATCTTCGAGATTATTCGAAGGAATATACGAAACTAATTTCTTGATCAGTTCAATACCTTCTCTCTCACTATCTACTATAAAGTGTGCAACTCCACTTTTTGCCGCGTGAACTTTAGCTCCTCCAAGCTCCTCGAACGTTACGTCTTCACCTATAGCAGCTTTAACAACCTTAGGACCTGTAATAAACATAAAGCTCGTTTTTTTGGTCATTATGATAAAATCAGCGAGTGCAGGCGAATACACGGCTCCTCCAGCACAAGGTCCCATTATAGCTACTATTTGAGGAATCACGCCGCTTGCCATAACGTTTTTATAAAATATTTCGCCGTAGCCCTTCAAGCTATCTATGCCTTCTTGAATTCTTGCACCACCAGAATCGTTTATTCCTATAACGGGAACGCCAAGTTTCATGGCTGTTTCGATAATCCTTGCAATTTTCATGGCATGCATTTCCCCGACGCTTCCGCCTTTAACCGTGAAATCTTGAACATAAACCGCTACTTTTCTACCATTTATCTGTCCTAACCCCGTTATTACACCATCTCCCAAAGCGAAGAATTCGCTCATTCCAAATTCCGTCGCTCTGTGCAGCACAAAATCGTCGATTTCAATAAAAGTTCCAGGATCAAGCAAAAGATTTAACCTTTCTCTAGCAGTTAATTTTCCAGCCTTGTGCTGTTTTTCGATTCTATCTAGGCCGCCACCTAGCCTAGCGAG contains:
- a CDS encoding acyl-CoA carboxylase subunit beta — encoded protein: MTDDKFKKLEEYRRLARLGGGLDRIEKQHKAGKLTARERLNLLLDPGTFIEIDDFVLHRATEFGMSEFFALGDGVITGLGQINGRKVAVYVQDFTVKGGSVGEMHAMKIARIIETAMKLGVPVIGINDSGGARIQEGIDSLKGYGEIFYKNVMASGVIPQIVAIMGPCAGGAVYSPALADFIIMTKKTSFMFITGPKVVKAAIGEDVTFEELGGAKVHAAKSGVAHFIVDSEREGIELIKKLVSYIPSNNLEDPPYFDIGDDPNRTSSMLDSIIPDDPIKPYDVKDIIETVLDKETFLEVQEHFAKNAVIGFGRLGGYVVGVVANQPAVYAGVLDIDSSDKISRFVRFCDAFNIPLITFVDVPGFMPGTQQEHGGVIRHGAKVIYAYSEAVVPKITVILRKAYGGAYIAMCSKHLGADIVFAWPTAEIAVMGPEGAIEIIYRKVLAKAEKPEELVKKFAAEYREKIANPYIAAFRGYVDKVIMPHETRPFLITALEYLLSKRERHPRPPRKHGIPPT
- a CDS encoding biotin/lipoyl-binding protein, translating into MSSKKFRVTIDGEVYEIEVELTDVDSELDLLKKLFTKSKIREVEKRELTRQYSDRFITAPMTGKILTLNAKYGSEVKEDTVIAVLESMKTQVEITAGKSGRVKRILVAEGDVVKQGQAILELE
- a CDS encoding biotin--[acetyl-CoA-carboxylase] ligase; protein product: MLLAEELVGKCSNLALIAGIQTQGRGRYGRRWSSPRGGLWFSLLHDLKIDPSLLPFVGLAMAISVVECLKDFGIEAKIKWPNDVIVNDRKICGILIDSKILKNKTSHIIAGVGINVNFSSNILPVELKDKTITLFDILGYKIDLISLLDALTEKYYAYMKELQRENLSLILEKVNTSLYGKGEEVIVYTTNGSFRGKLERIDESGALIISVGKIEYFIDYASVKKLLKL
- a CDS encoding acetyl-CoA carboxylase biotin carboxylase subunit produces the protein MPNPPFTKILIANRGEIAVRIIRAAKEEGIKTVAVYSDADRNSLHRLMADESVWIGGPHPQHSYLDIEKIIEAARKTSAEAVHPGYGFLAENPMFAKRLEEEGITFIGPPSRVLEIVGDKLGARKLVSEVGVPIAPGTLTPVTTDNAEEIANKMGYPVIVKPSGGGGGIGMTIVRNEMELLKAVKRASELAKSTFVNPEVYIEKYFPKARHIEVQILADKKGNIVHLFERECSVQRRFQKLIEESPSPALDEEKRERITTLALKVARAVGYVNAGTVEFLYIADLDQFYFLEVNSRIQVEHPVTEMVTGVDIVKEQFRIAAGDELNIRQNEIRQNGHAFEARIYAEDPLQNFMPSPGIVTNYLPPTGPGVRVDSCLYPGYEVPAFYDPLISKLIVWGRDRREAIKRMKRALEEMVIEGIKTNIIFHEVVFRDEAFISGNLTTNFISEREILEKIKHHKSRRLKLPVRKDKEGVIKQKTVKAEIEAWRFSAKLGW